A stretch of Bacteroidales bacterium DNA encodes these proteins:
- the sufD gene encoding Fe-S cluster assembly protein SufD: MELKQKYIDAITKTVSEITNEKPSQLDKFRNEGLKHFKELGLPDKSDENWLYTDLSTAFSTNWELKPKGLHRKIDIETIFTCDVPDFDTHLAIAFNGQYFDTGTDFPDGVIVGSLAKMSEQYPQLAEKHLFKAASHGQRMTNLNAALATDGFFLYIKENARIEKPIQIVNAAFGNESFFINQHNLIIAGKNSFAQIAYCDHTLSATPFFINQLTEVFLEENSELEFYNVQNSHNDTTQVSSIYVNQNRSSNFHSNIVTLHGGLIRNELRVKLLEKEANCNISAINLTDRKQHVDNHTCIDHIAPYCTSNQLYKGIYDDEGTGAFTGKIYVNKGAQKTEAYQSNKNILLTPNAKVHSRPQLEIYADDVKCSHGATTGQLDQNAIFYMQSRGIDKKEARMLMMYAFANEIISKIKIEPLAAKIEGMIYRRLRGELSRCANCAIKCS, encoded by the coding sequence ATGGAACTTAAACAAAAATATATAGATGCAATAACTAAAACTGTTTCTGAAATTACCAACGAGAAACCATCACAGCTTGATAAGTTCAGAAACGAGGGGTTAAAGCACTTTAAAGAGTTAGGACTACCCGATAAATCGGACGAGAACTGGCTATATACCGACTTATCCACTGCTTTTTCAACAAACTGGGAGCTAAAACCAAAAGGTTTGCACAGAAAAATAGATATCGAAACCATATTCACTTGCGATGTTCCAGACTTTGATACACACTTGGCTATTGCCTTTAATGGTCAATATTTCGATACGGGAACAGATTTCCCAGACGGAGTTATTGTTGGAAGCCTTGCAAAAATGTCAGAACAATATCCACAATTAGCTGAAAAACACCTGTTTAAAGCAGCGTCACACGGACAGAGAATGACAAACCTCAATGCAGCTTTGGCTACAGACGGCTTTTTTCTCTATATCAAGGAGAATGCACGTATCGAAAAACCTATACAGATAGTTAACGCAGCATTCGGAAACGAATCGTTTTTTATAAATCAGCACAACCTGATTATCGCCGGAAAAAACAGTTTTGCACAAATAGCCTACTGCGACCACACTCTTTCGGCAACACCATTTTTTATTAATCAACTTACAGAGGTATTTTTGGAAGAGAACTCGGAGCTTGAGTTTTACAATGTGCAAAACTCACACAACGATACAACACAGGTCTCATCAATATATGTCAATCAAAATCGTAGTAGCAATTTCCATTCAAATATAGTTACACTACACGGCGGCTTGATAAGAAACGAACTGAGAGTTAAGTTGTTAGAAAAGGAAGCAAACTGCAATATTTCAGCAATAAACCTTACCGACAGAAAGCAACATGTTGATAATCACACATGTATCGACCATATTGCGCCTTACTGCACAAGCAACCAACTCTACAAAGGTATTTACGATGACGAGGGCACTGGCGCATTCACAGGAAAAATATATGTAAACAAAGGGGCTCAAAAAACAGAAGCATACCAATCAAATAAGAATATATTGTTAACACCGAATGCCAAAGTCCATTCACGTCCACAGTTAGAAATATATGCCGACGATGTTAAATGCTCACACGGCGCAACAACCGGACAGTTAGACCAAAATGCAATATTTTACATGCAATCGCGTGGCATAGACAAAAAAGAGGCACGAATGCTGATGATGTACGCTTTCGCAAACGAAATTATATCGAAAATAAAAATAGAACCGCTTGCAGCAAAAATAGAAGGTATGATATATCGCAGATTACGCGGAGAGTTGTCACGATGTGCAAATTGTGCAATCAAGTGCAGTTAA
- a CDS encoding HAMP domain-containing histidine kinase, whose product MKKSKIKRSLILTVLFTTISVAVGKLGCYYSKSPIDKEHIESVIHAKQLKALEYLTIAKEVALGNDFEYLPKDFLDIQEQYSNQNQICLAVYKNWYLKHWPIQKIVLPEVFDPDLFSQTVILLGHNYYLCLHSRVDNIDIVVLSFIKTQYKHKNEYLNDEFANDFNLSDNVLLTTNFLSGTRIYDSDKNYLFSLEGETDVKWSRFLIWTSILLFLFATVCFFQFIVNIIDLIAIKKDLFWAVIMSIIISIIARLILYYINVPGFVFEGDLFSPELFSSGLLFFTLGDSLIDALWIFFTTIAVYLHVVKQEKKGLRIEIKRQLLVLSGIVISLLAVFIARYVTAAVKDSNIELELYKILNINGFTFIALLVLLIAVSSYLLISYLSLKLLHPHYKLKQIAISHFISLVFVAGFLFYLLDISVLEIIFFLFLTLVSYVFYFLKRYHHFFVVVIVVSLSLYFVFKTHDSYEKKWFDSNRVTALRLTSSDDLDTEFQLHEISAQISKDTTLQNIVSNSSGDFTRTSNYINNHYFSEISRLYNVRVFCFLPHDSVFVDTSSVQWQPWRQHYENRAHKSGLLVPNSDYYRLYRSTGSTRYIGFHLIHSLLPQSLTVVVELDDKLYRLKHGLHSLIFHDRFDYKTDNHDFSYAIYYDDRLISKVGTFDYRTRIDRQVDSTEDVFTEKNSDGYKQLFYRIDKNQTMVICEPKVNVYDLIIWFSYVFIIYYVIVLIVSIIFNLPLIKTLLAPTMRNRIQNTMAWALLVSIFVVGVASIHFTFQITQHKYIEATNEKITSISKEMNGQFAMVKDLNYCDDDYIEFLMDKYSEVFNTDVSLYNISGNLTASSLKDLYDENIIGSKMNYEAFRSFSDDNLSKLILHENIGKLKYYSAYIPLINSQGTVLGYVNLPFIGQDNARTKDRASMIVALTNIYVILILLSILLTVFVSKKVTRPLLIVKQKLQDFDIKKQNTPIEYEGADEIGDLIKEYNLMVSELSKSTKLLAQTERESAWQSMARQVAHEIKNPLTPMKLNVQLLQRAWDDRAYDFDSRLNKVCKILVEQIDALSNIATEFSTFAKMPKGQYENIDIYEAALSCVALFEETKNVKITVEAEKKTDLIVVADGDQIIRVFTNLIKNAIQAIPEERLGLINIKMKTQDENVLISVFDNGTGIPADMQKRMFQPNFTTKSSGMGLGLAMVKNIIVSIGGTIWYETQENEGTTFFIQLPLAIRL is encoded by the coding sequence ATGAAAAAGAGTAAAATAAAAAGATCGCTTATTTTAACAGTTTTGTTTACAACTATTTCAGTAGCTGTAGGAAAATTAGGGTGTTATTATTCAAAGTCTCCTATTGACAAGGAACATATAGAGTCGGTAATACATGCAAAGCAGTTAAAGGCATTAGAGTATCTGACTATCGCTAAGGAAGTAGCTTTAGGAAATGATTTTGAATATCTGCCAAAAGATTTTCTTGACATACAGGAGCAATATTCAAATCAAAATCAAATCTGTCTGGCTGTATATAAAAACTGGTATCTGAAACATTGGCCAATTCAGAAAATTGTTTTACCAGAGGTATTCGATCCAGACTTGTTTTCTCAAACGGTTATTTTACTTGGTCACAATTACTATTTATGCTTGCATTCAAGGGTTGATAATATTGATATTGTTGTTTTAAGCTTTATTAAAACGCAATATAAGCATAAAAACGAATATTTGAACGATGAGTTTGCAAATGATTTTAACCTGTCGGACAATGTTCTTTTAACTACTAATTTTCTTTCAGGGACACGTATATACGATAGTGATAAAAATTATCTGTTTTCTTTAGAAGGCGAGACTGACGTAAAATGGTCACGCTTTTTAATTTGGACTTCTATATTACTTTTTTTGTTTGCTACAGTCTGTTTTTTCCAATTTATTGTAAATATCATTGATTTAATAGCTATCAAAAAAGATTTGTTCTGGGCAGTTATTATGTCAATTATAATTTCAATAATAGCGCGATTAATACTGTATTATATCAACGTTCCGGGATTTGTGTTTGAGGGAGATTTGTTTAGTCCTGAGTTGTTTTCATCAGGATTGTTGTTCTTCACTTTGGGAGACAGTTTAATAGATGCTTTGTGGATTTTCTTTACTACTATAGCTGTGTATTTGCACGTTGTAAAACAAGAGAAAAAGGGGTTGAGAATTGAGATTAAAAGACAGTTACTGGTATTAAGTGGTATTGTAATCTCTTTATTAGCAGTTTTTATAGCGCGTTATGTTACAGCTGCTGTAAAAGATTCAAATATAGAGTTAGAGCTTTATAAAATATTAAATATCAACGGTTTTACTTTTATTGCGTTACTGGTTCTACTTATTGCGGTATCCTCTTATCTCCTAATTTCTTATCTTTCTCTAAAGTTATTACATCCCCATTATAAATTAAAACAGATAGCAATATCACATTTTATATCTCTTGTGTTTGTTGCAGGCTTTTTATTTTATCTTCTCGACATATCGGTTTTAGAGATAATTTTCTTTTTGTTTTTAACATTAGTTTCGTACGTTTTTTATTTTCTAAAAAGATATCATCACTTTTTTGTCGTAGTAATAGTAGTATCATTGTCTTTATATTTTGTGTTTAAAACCCATGATAGCTATGAAAAAAAATGGTTTGATTCAAATAGGGTTACTGCATTACGATTGACCTCGTCAGATGATTTGGATACAGAGTTCCAACTACACGAGATAAGTGCACAAATTAGCAAGGATACGACATTACAAAATATAGTATCGAACAGTAGTGGTGATTTTACCAGAACGTCTAACTATATCAACAATCATTATTTTAGTGAGATTAGTAGGTTGTACAATGTTAGAGTTTTTTGTTTTTTACCCCATGATAGTGTTTTTGTTGATACCAGTTCGGTTCAATGGCAGCCATGGCGACAGCACTATGAAAACAGGGCTCACAAATCTGGATTACTTGTCCCGAACAGTGATTATTATCGTTTGTATCGCAGCACAGGTTCTACTCGTTATATTGGTTTTCATCTTATTCACAGCTTATTACCACAAAGTTTGACAGTTGTTGTTGAGCTTGATGATAAATTGTATAGGTTAAAACATGGTCTTCACTCATTAATTTTTCACGATAGGTTTGATTATAAAACAGACAATCACGATTTTTCATATGCCATATATTATGATGATAGATTAATTTCAAAAGTAGGCACTTTTGATTACAGAACACGTATTGATCGTCAGGTAGATAGTACAGAAGACGTTTTTACAGAGAAAAATTCCGATGGCTACAAACAATTGTTTTATCGTATTGATAAAAATCAGACAATGGTTATTTGTGAGCCAAAAGTGAATGTCTACGATTTAATAATATGGTTTTCGTACGTGTTTATAATATATTACGTTATTGTCTTGATTGTATCAATAATTTTTAATTTACCCCTTATAAAGACTTTGCTTGCTCCTACAATGAGAAACCGTATTCAAAATACTATGGCTTGGGCATTGTTAGTTTCAATTTTTGTAGTAGGAGTTGCCAGTATTCATTTCACTTTTCAGATAACACAACATAAATATATAGAGGCAACTAACGAAAAAATTACATCTATTTCTAAAGAGATGAATGGACAATTTGCAATGGTTAAAGATCTGAATTACTGTGACGATGATTACATCGAATTTTTAATGGACAAATATTCAGAAGTTTTTAACACAGACGTCTCTTTGTATAATATTTCGGGCAATTTAACAGCCTCTTCATTGAAAGATTTATACGATGAAAACATAATTGGTTCGAAGATGAACTATGAAGCTTTTCGTTCTTTTTCTGACGATAATCTTAGCAAATTGATTTTACACGAAAATATCGGTAAGTTAAAATATTATAGTGCATATATTCCATTGATTAATTCACAAGGCACTGTTCTTGGATATGTTAATCTGCCCTTTATTGGGCAAGATAATGCCAGGACAAAAGATAGGGCTTCTATGATAGTGGCTCTTACAAACATCTATGTTATACTTATACTCTTAAGTATTTTGTTAACTGTTTTTGTCAGTAAAAAAGTTACAAGACCTTTATTGATAGTTAAGCAAAAGCTACAGGATTTTGATATTAAGAAACAGAACACTCCAATTGAATATGAAGGAGCTGACGAAATTGGCGATTTGATCAAAGAGTATAACTTAATGGTTTCTGAATTGTCAAAAAGCACTAAACTACTTGCTCAGACGGAACGAGAGAGTGCATGGCAAAGTATGGCAAGACAGGTTGCACACGAGATAAAAAATCCGTTAACCCCTATGAAACTGAATGTTCAACTACTTCAACGAGCGTGGGACGACAGGGCTTACGACTTTGATAGTCGTCTTAACAAAGTGTGCAAAATATTGGTAGAACAGATTGATGCATTGTCGAATATCGCAACCGAGTTTTCAACATTCGCAAAAATGCCCAAGGGACAATATGAGAATATTGATATTTATGAGGCTGCTCTTTCATGCGTGGCTTTGTTTGAAGAGACTAAGAATGTTAAAATAACAGTTGAAGCTGAAAAGAAAACAGACTTAATAGTCGTTGCCGATGGCGATCAAATTATAAGGGTATTTACAAACCTTATTAAAAATGCTATTCAGGCTATACCCGAAGAACGTTTGGGTCTTATAAATATTAAGATGAAAACCCAAGATGAAAATGTTTTAATTAGTGTATTCGATAACGGTACAGGTATTCCTGCAGATATGCAGAAACGAATGTTTCAACCCAATTTTACAACAAAATCGAGTGGTATGGGTCTTGGTTTAGCAATGGTTAAAAATATTATCGTAAGTATCGGTGGCACTATTTGGTACGAAACGCAGGAGAATGAGGGAACTACGTTTTTTATTCAGTTACCGCTGGCAATTAGGTTGTAG
- the rlmH gene encoding 23S rRNA (pseudouridine(1915)-N(3))-methyltransferase RlmH, which produces MKILLLVVGKTSEKWLQEGINNYKTRVNNYVQFEIEIIPDYKNRGKIDIESLKEIEGDKILASVNEKDVVILLDEKGKEFSSVEFATWIDRNYYITSKKLVFVVGGAYGFSNSVYDRANHIIRLSSMTFSHQMVRLFFVEQLYRAFTIIKKEPYHHE; this is translated from the coding sequence ATGAAAATTTTATTATTAGTTGTAGGTAAAACTTCAGAAAAATGGCTTCAAGAGGGTATTAATAATTATAAAACTCGTGTCAACAACTATGTTCAGTTCGAAATAGAGATAATACCAGATTATAAGAATAGGGGAAAAATAGATATTGAAAGTTTAAAAGAAATCGAAGGAGATAAAATCTTAGCATCTGTTAATGAAAAAGATGTTGTTATCCTTCTTGATGAAAAAGGTAAAGAGTTCAGTTCTGTTGAATTTGCAACATGGATAGATCGTAATTATTATATTACCTCTAAAAAATTAGTTTTTGTTGTTGGTGGGGCATACGGTTTTAGTAATTCGGTTTATGATAGGGCTAATCATATAATTAGGCTATCTTCAATGACATTTTCACATCAAATGGTGCGGTTGTTTTTTGTAGAGCAACTTTACAGAGCGTTTACAATTATAAAAAAAGAGCCATATCATCATGAATAG
- a CDS encoding cysteine desulfurase — protein sequence MDIENIRSKFPILNQKIYNKPLVYFDNAATTQKPQSVIDTMNEFYTMWNSNVHRGVHYLSNYCTDACEQARKTVADFIGANSEKEVIFTQGTTDSVNIIADTFCRKYLKGGDEVLVSQVEHHSNFVPWQQAAKYHNAKFVVFDMLPDGRINIEDFKSKLSDKTKIVAVNHVSNALGTINPIKEIIDIAHKMNIPVFVDGAQAIHHIKLDVRELDVDFYAFSGHKMYGPTGIGVLYGKEKWLEDIPPYRFGGEMIGRVYNTHTTFNELPFKFEAGTPNYIGQIGLGKAVEFINEIGINTISEAEQTLLNHATEKLSAIEGITIYGTAKEKTGIISFLVDGTHPFDIGIILDKYGIATRTGHHCAQPLFDRIGITGTIRASFAVYNTIAEIDYFIESLNKTIKMFR from the coding sequence ATGGATATTGAGAATATAAGATCGAAGTTCCCTATTTTAAATCAAAAAATTTACAACAAACCTCTTGTATATTTTGATAATGCGGCAACTACGCAAAAACCGCAAAGCGTTATAGATACAATGAACGAGTTTTACACCATGTGGAACTCAAATGTTCACAGGGGCGTTCATTATCTAAGCAACTACTGCACAGATGCTTGCGAACAAGCAAGAAAAACAGTAGCCGATTTTATTGGAGCAAACTCCGAGAAAGAGGTAATTTTCACACAAGGCACCACCGACTCAGTAAATATAATTGCCGACACGTTCTGCCGTAAATATTTGAAGGGTGGAGACGAGGTTCTTGTTTCGCAAGTCGAGCACCACAGCAACTTTGTCCCATGGCAACAGGCAGCTAAATATCACAATGCAAAATTCGTAGTTTTTGATATGCTTCCGGACGGACGTATCAACATAGAAGATTTTAAATCAAAGCTATCTGACAAAACAAAAATTGTTGCGGTAAACCATGTTAGCAATGCTTTAGGGACAATTAATCCAATTAAGGAGATTATTGACATTGCTCATAAAATGAATATTCCGGTATTTGTCGATGGAGCGCAGGCAATACACCATATTAAGTTAGATGTCAGGGAATTAGATGTCGATTTCTACGCTTTTTCAGGACACAAAATGTATGGACCTACAGGAATTGGAGTCCTTTACGGCAAAGAAAAATGGTTAGAAGATATTCCCCCATATCGCTTTGGTGGAGAAATGATAGGGAGAGTTTACAACACACATACAACATTTAACGAACTGCCATTTAAATTCGAAGCAGGCACTCCAAACTATATTGGTCAAATAGGTTTAGGAAAAGCCGTTGAGTTTATAAATGAAATTGGTATAAACACCATTTCAGAGGCAGAACAAACTTTGTTAAACCATGCTACTGAAAAACTCTCAGCTATCGAGGGAATAACAATATATGGCACAGCAAAAGAAAAAACCGGAATAATCTCTTTTCTTGTTGACGGGACACACCCGTTTGATATAGGCATAATCCTCGATAAATATGGAATTGCCACCCGTACAGGACACCATTGTGCACAACCGCTTTTCGACAGAATAGGCATTACAGGAACCATTCGAGCATCGTTTGCCGTTTACAATACCATAGCGGAAATTGATTATTTTATTGAATCACTAAATAAAACCATTAAAATGTTTCGTTAA